A region of Mauremys mutica isolate MM-2020 ecotype Southern chromosome 2, ASM2049712v1, whole genome shotgun sequence DNA encodes the following proteins:
- the GGH gene encoding gamma-glutamyl hydrolase isoform X3, translated as MLSYPGLRSSLGLLLLLCCNAVALVVLQNNLRNSNERPIIGILAQESRSKTFRKYGRSYIAASYVKFIESAGARVVPIRLHRSEKEYDKIFQSINGVLFPGGGVSLKTSAYAMVARIFYQKALKANDKRDYFPVWGTCLGHEELTYLTSEKNLLVKTKTENISLPLTFTTAAKDSRMFQNFPDDLLQKLATEPLTAHFHKWSVSMKNFKKNEKLRNFYKVLTTNTDGKIEFVSTMEAYKYPIYGVQWHPEKSPFEWKNVSGIPHSPSAVKVTYYIADFLVNEARKSLHHFPSKNEETEALIYNYAPVFSSAFSIFQQIYFFA; from the exons ATGCTGAGCTACCCAGGATTACGGTCCTCACTGGGTCTTCTACTCCTGCTCTGCTGCAATGCTGTGGCCTTGGTTGTGCTGCAGAACAACCTGAGGAACAGCAACGAGAGACCCATCATTG GGATATTGGCACAGGAAAGTCGCTCTAAAACATTTCGTAAGTATGGAAGATCCTACATTGCTGCTTCATATGTGAAGTTTATAGAATCTGCTGGTGCACGAGTTGTGCCGATAAG ACTACATCGTTCAGAAAAAGAGTATGACAAAATTTTCCAATCTATTAATGG GGTACTTTTCCCAGGAGGTGGTGTTAGTCTTAAGACTTCAGCATATGCTATGGTTGCTAGGATATTTTACCAGAAGGCACTAAAG GCTAATGATAAAAGAGACTATTTTCCTGTCTGGGGAACATGTCTGGGACATGAAGAGCTTACATACCTCACCAGTGAGAAGAACTTACTGGTTAAAACGAAAACTGAGAATATTTCGCTCCCATTGACGTTTACCACAG CTGCAAAAGACAGCAGGATGTTCCAGAATTTTCCAGATGACTTGTTGCAAAAACTTGCCACTGAGCCTTTGACGGCACACTTTCACAAGTGGAGTGTCTCCATGAAG AATTTCAAAAAGAATGAGAAACTACGCAATTTCTATAAGGTTCTGACAACTAACACAGATGGAAAGATAGAGTTTGTATCCACAATGGAAG CATATAAATACCCTATTTATGGGGTCCAGTGGCATCCAGAAAAAAGTCCTTTTGAATGGAAGAACGTCTCAGGCATACCACATTCCCCATCAGCTGTGAAAGTAACATATTACATAGCAGACTTCTTAGTTAATGAAG CCCGGAAGAGCCTGCACCATTTTCCCAGTAAGAATGAAGAAACTGAAGCATTGATTTATAATTATGCCCCTGTTTTTAGTAGTGCATTTTCTATATTTCAGCAAATCTATTTTTTTGCTTGA